The Bosea sp. 685 DNA window TGAGCCGGATCGCCAGATCCTCGCCGAAACGGGCGGACAGGGCCATGGAGGGCCGCTCGGCCAGGTCAGCTACCGATTTCAGCCCGGCCCGGGACAAGGCGATGACGGTCTCGGCGCCGATCTCCAGGGCCGCGACCGGCAACGGGCGGATCATGGCCTCGTCCTCGCCCGGCGGCACGATGCCGCCCGCGCCGAAGCGGGAGAGCGCATGCGCCGCCTCCGGCGTCCCGGCGATCGCGCTGCGCTGATTGAGCCCGCCCGCCCGCAACCGCTCGGCGATCATGGCCCGAAGCGCCGCCTCGCCGCCGAAGAGATGGGCGCAGCCGGTGATGTCGAGCAGCAGGCCATGAGGCGGGTCGAGCGCGACCAGCGGCGTGAAACGGTCGCAGAAGGCGGCCAGCCGCTCAATCAGGCGCTGATCGGCCTGCGGCTCAGCCTCGGCCACGACGACGTCTGGAATCCGGGCGCGCGCATCCGCGAGCGTCAGCCCACGCGTGAGTCCGAGCCGGACGGCGCTCTGGTCGCAATCGACAAGGCGAAGGGCGTTACGCACCGTCTCGACCACCACCAGCGGCGGCTCACACCGCCCGCCGGAAGCCGGCGCCCCGCGTTCCCTCCGCAGCCGGTCCGTCGGCAGGAAAGGGAACCAGAGGGCGAGATAGCGGCGCGGCATCCTGTGCTCTCCCCTGGTTGCCGGCTCTCTCGTGGAAGGCAGCTCTCTCGTGGAAGGATTGTCGGTCACGGTCCCACTCCACACGCCACTCACGCTCACCCAGGCCGCCGCGATCGCGCAGCAGCCTGAGGCTGAAAGCCGGATCGCCCGGCGCATTGGCCTCCAGGGCTCGCGACGGCAAAGCGCGCACCAGCCAACGGGTTCGGGCGGCGCTGGCGTCCTGCCGCGCGCTCGCACGCAGCAGCACCGTCGTGACGCCGGACGCCTCCGCCGCCAGCGCCAATCGCCGGCTCGCAGTCAGGTCGAACAGGCGCGGCTCGCCCCAGGGCTCGATCAGCACCGCCCCCAGCGCCGAACAACGCGCGGCCTCCGCCCCTGCCCGCAGCACGTCCTGCGCATCGCGCGCTCGCACCAGAAGGATGCGCGACGGGTCGAGACCGAGCTCGGCCAGCCCAGGCGGATGCAAACGCCCGGTCTCGGCATCGAGAACATCCTGCCTGACCCAGAGGATCGGGCGCAGATGCGCCGCCCGGATCGTCAACCCCACGGCGAAACCCGTCGCCGCAGCGAGGTCCGCCGTTCCCGGCGCGTAAACCTCATGCAGCGCCGCGCGCGCGATGCCTCCGCCCAGCGGCTCATCAAGAGCGGGCGCGCCGAAGCTCACACGCCCGACCGCAGCCGGCGCGGTGCGCAGCGTCGCTTCGGCAAGGCTGCGCCGCAGATCGGCCAAAGCGAGAGGGGCGGGTTTCGGGTTCATCGGAGCAATTGTTCTCTCTTTGTTCTTGTATAGAACGGGCTCGCCCCGAAGGCGAGTCGCTTGAATCGGAGACCGCGTTGGAAGGCGCCCGTCCCCGCCATATTTTCGCCCGCCAAGTTTTTCGCCGGCCATGTTTTTCGGCTTTGCCCTGGCACAGGCCCGCAGACTCTGCCCCCAACGCGCCGCGGCACATAAACTGCAATCAGAGCCATTCGGAGCCATCATGCTGTTTTCCCGAATGATGGCCGGACCGGCCGATCGCGTGGCCGCCTTTCCCGATAGGCCGAGACCGATGCCCACCGACAGCGCCTTCGATCTGATCTTCCGCCAGGCCAATCTCGGCGGCCATGACGGCCCGGTCGATATCGGCATCAGCTCAGGCCGCATCGCCGCCATCGCGCAGCGGATCGTCGCGGACGCTCCCGAGATCGTCATCGACGGTCGTGCGGTGCTGCCGGGCTTCGTCGACAGCCATGTCCATCTCGACAAGGCCTGCCTGCTCGGCCGCTGCGGACATATTCGTGGCGGCCTGAAGGAGGCGATCGGCGCGGTCTCCGCGATGAAGCGTGGTTTCACCGTCGAAGACGTTCATGCGCGCGGCGCGCAGGTGCTGGAGAAGGCAATCACTAAGGGCACGACGCGGATGCGCACTCATCTGGAGGTCGATCCACGCGCGGGCCTGCGCAGCTTCGAGGCGATCAAGGCGCTGAAGCGCGATTATGCCTGGGGGCTCGACCTCTCTATCTGTGTCTTTCCCCAGGAGGGGCTGACCAATGATCCCGGCACGGAGGAGCTATTGGTCGAGGCCCTGCGGGACGGCGCGGATGTGCTGGGCGGCTGCCCCTATACCGACAGCGACCCGCATCTGCAGATCGAGCGGCTGTTCTGCCTGGCCGAACGCTTCGATCTCGATCTCGATTTCCACCTCGATTTCGATCTCGACCCGTCCTGGATGCATCTCGACGAGGTCTGCCGCCAGGCGCTGCGGCGCGGTTACCGGAACCGCGTCGCCATCGGCCATGTCACGAAACTCTCAGTGCTGCCGCCCGATGCCTTCGCAAGGGCGGCCGAACGCCTGGCCGAGGCCGGCATCGCGGTGACAGTTCTGCCGGCGACCGATCTCTATCTGATGGGCCGGGAGGTGACACATAATGTGCCGCGCGGGCTGACCCCGGCACATCGCCTGCTCGCCCATGGCGTCACCTGCTCGATCGCCACCAACAATGTGCTGAACCCCTTCACGCCCTTTGGCGACTGTTCGCTGCTGCGGATGGCGAATCTCTACGCCAATGCCGCCCAGATCGGGCCGGACGGTTTTGGCGACTGCATCGATCTCGTCACGACGCTGCCGGCACGATTGATGCGGCTCGATGATTACGGCATCGCGGTCGGCAACCCCGCCGACCTGATCGTACTGGATTCAAGGACTGCTACCGACGCGCTCGCCGAGATCGCCGAGCCCGTGCTGGGCTTCAAGAAGGGCAGGCAGAGCTTTTCGCGCCCGGCGGCGAGCTTGAACAAACCTTAGACCCGAGCGTCTTTCCTCGGAAACTCAGCCGTCATCCCGGGCTTGACCCGGGATCCATCGGAGGCCTCCGGAGCTCTATGATGGATCCCGGATCTCCGCGGAGTTTATCCTTGGGCCGATCGAAGATCGGACCCGGGGGCTGCGTCCGGGATGACGGGCGCGTTTCGGAGAAAACTCGACAAGCTCCAAGCGCTTCCCCTCCCCATCATTGCTTGGGCGCAAGCGAGTTCGGGTTGAAGGCCCCACCGAAGGGCGAGGGATTGTTCGACGAAGGCGGCGCGGCGGGAGGCGCGGGCTGGGCAGGCGGCGCCAGCGAATTTGGATTGAACGCGCCGCCGAAGGGCGACGGGTTGTTCGATGGCGCCTGGGCGGGCGCCTGCGCCGGGGCCTGCTGCTGGATGCGGTTGCGCTGCTCCTGCATCAGCCTTTCCTGCACTTGCTGCTTCTCCTGCAGGATCGCGGCGCGGCAAACATTCGCGTCGACGCGGCTTGCCGACCAGACGATGAAGCCCGTCACGCCGAGGAGCAAAACGAGGACCGCGCCCGGATGCGTCAGCAGGCGCGAGAGCGGGTTGGCGTAGAGCCGGGACTGGCCGGCCTTGCCGCTGCGCAGAAGCTCCTGGCGGCGGGTATGGGCCTCGCTGACCATCGCGCCGATCAGCGTCACCGCGATGATGATGACGGCAAGCGCCGAGAGAGGGGTCGGTGCCGAGCCTGACCTTCGAGGCGAGCGCCGTGGTGAAGGTGTTGCCCGACAGGATGGTGAAGACGGTAGTGTTGTAGTTCTCAAACGAGGCCAGGAAGGTGATGAAGGCGGCCGAGCCCAGCGCCGGCTTCATGAAGGGCAGCAGGATCTTGCGGAAGGCCTGGCCCGGCGTCGCGCCGAGATCGAGCGCGGCCTCCGTCAGCGTCGGGTCGAAGCGCTGAAGCCGGGCGTTGAGGACCAGCATAGCATAGGAGGCGATGAAGGCGACCTGCCCGAGCAGCGTCAGGAAGAAACCGTTGTAGAAGACCGTATCGTAGCTGGCGCCCACCCCGCGCCCAACAAAACTCCAGAAGACGATGGTCGAGATGCCGAGCACGACGCCGGGGATCAGGATCGGTGTGATCAGCACCGCATAGAGCCCGGCCCGCAGGCGCGGGCCGATATCGGCAAGCGCGAGCGCGCCCGCCAGCCCGAACGGCACCGCGATCGCGACCACAGCGATGCCGATCGCGAGGCTGGTCCACAGCCCGCTCATCAACCGCTCATTGCGCACCAGCACGCCGAACCAGTCGGTGGTGAAGCACTCCCAGGGCACCACCCTGGGGAAGGCAGAGGAGTTGAAAGCCGTGATCACCATGATGATCAGCGGACCGAACAGGAACAGGAAGAACAACAGCGCGTAGCTGAACGCGAAGAGGCCGCCGCCCATGCCGCGAGTGGTCATCGCCCGATCGCCCCGATCGAGACCTTGAAGACGCGCATCATCAGGAAGACGAAGGCGAGGCAGATGACGAGCAGGATGGTGGCGTAGGCGGAACCGCGCTGCCAGTCGCCGGCGTCATTGAACCATTGGTAGATGATCTGGGTGAACCAGAGGTTCGACGGGCCACCGAGGATCTGCGGAGCCGCCAGCGCACCCGCCGTCAGCATGAAGACCATGGTCGCGCCGGATGCGATGCCGGGCTTGGCGACCGGCAGCACCACGCGCCAATGCACCCGCCACCAGCTCGCGCCCATGTCGCGCGCCGCCTCGATCTGGTTGCGATCGAGCGTCTCGACCGCGTTGTAGATCGAGAACACCATCAGCAGGGTGTAGGTGTAGGCAAGCCCGGCATAGAGCGCGACATCGGCGCGGATGAAGTCGATCGGGCTCGACCACAGGCCCAGCGCCTGGCCGATGCCGTTGATGACGCCGGTCGCGCCGAACAGGATGCGGAAGGCGAAGGCGCGCAGGATGTCGTTGATCCAGAAGGGCACGATCAGGCCGATGACCATCATCCGCGCCGCGACGCCGGTGGCGGAATGGGCGAGGATGAAGGCGATCGGATAGCAGATGACGATGTCGAGCACGGTGACGATGACGGCGGCGATCAAGGTCTTGACCAGCACGCCGATGTCGAGCGTGTTCAGCGCGCCATTGCCGAACAGGAAATAGCTGTAGTTCTTCAAGGTGTAGACATCGGCCGGCCCACCGATCTCGGGGCGCGGCAGGTTGTGGCGCAGCGAGACGTCGAACATCGCCAGCTGCGGCAGCACGATCAGGACCAGCACCCAGAACAGCACCGCCCCGCCGATGAAGACCGCGACGCCCAGGCCGTGCCGCTCAGTGATGGTGCTCCAGAGTTGACGAAGCGCTGCCATGGCCTCAACCGCTCCGCGACGGATCGACGGGAAGAACGGTCGCATGCTCGGGGCGAAACCAGACGCTGGCCGCGCCGTCAGCTGCGGGCGCCGGCCCTGAGGCATCGGCATTCATGCGGTAAAGCCTGAGATCGAGCCCGTTGGCGCTGAGGTAGAGCGTGCGGATCGAGCCCTCGAACTCCTCGTTGACGCGCCTGGCGGTGATCGCATTCGTCGCGGGGGCCGCATCGGCAAGGGCGAGCTGTTCGGGCCTGACGAACAAGGTGCAGAGCTCGCCGGCCTGATAGTCGCGCCCGCCCGCCGACTGCCCGGTGAGCGGGCCGAGCGCTGTGTCGAGCGTCACCAATGCGCCTTGCTGGCCAATGACGGCGCCTGGAATCGCGTTGGTCTCGCCGACGAAGGAGGCGACGAAGGGGGTTTTGGGCCGGTTGTAGATCGTCTGCGGATCGCCGACCTGCTCGACCACGCCGGCATTCATCACCGCGACCTGATCCGACATGGTCAGGGCCTCGCCCTGGTCATGGGTGATGTAGATGAAGGTCAGGCCGACGCGCCGCTGGATGGCGCGCAATTCGGTGCGCATATGCTGGCGCAGCTTGAGGTCGAGCGCCGAGAGCGGCTCGTCGAGCAGCAGGATGTCGGGCTCGGCTGCAAGCGCGCGGGCGATCGCGACACGCTGGCGCTGCCCGCCCGAGAGTTCGTGCACCTTCTTGTCGCCGGTGCCGGGCAGCGCGATCATCTCGAGCAGTTCATCAGCGCGCTTGCGACGGTCTTTGCGCCCGACGCCACGCACCTCGAGCGGAAAGGCGATGTTCTCGGCGACCGAAAGCAGCGGAAAGAGTGCAAGATTCTGGAAGATCAGCGCGGTCGGCCGCTTGTTGGGGCCGACATTCCTCATATCCTTGCCGCCGATCAGCACGCGGCCCTCGCTCGGCTGGACGAAGCCCGAGATGCAGCGCAGCAATGTCGTCTTGCCGCAGCCCGACGGCCCGAGGAACGAGAAGAACTCACCGCCCTTGATCGAAAGATGGGCGTTCTCGACGGCCCTGTAGTTTCCGAAGCGGATCGATACGTGTTCGAGGACGACGTCCCTGGTGTTCATGCTGGTCCTGGATCGGAGGAGGCTTCGGACGGAGCGGCCTATTCGCCTGGCAAAATCACTGGTGTTTCATCACGCCGTCATCCCGGACAAGCGGCGAAGCCGCGCCGATCCGGGATCCATTCCTGAACTGTTCCAGAATGGATCCCGGCTCTCCGCGGAGTTTATCCTTGGGCCGATCGAAGATCGGGCCCGAGGGCTCCGGCCGGGATGACGGCGCAGTGATGGCAAAGGAAGTGCCTCAGGCGCTCATGAACTTGTTGGTGAATTCCGAGCGCTGGGACGCATACCAGGGCGCCTCGGCCGGCCAGGGGTTCAGCTTGGCCAGCGAGTCGCCGGGATAGGCGTCGGCGAAGTTCTTGGCGTAGACATCGCCGCCGAACTTGTCGGCGCCGACGACCGGCGAGTTGTAGCCATGGGTCTTGATCGCCTCGCCGGCGAGCTTGGCGTCGTAGCAGGCATCGATGAAGGCGTAGATCTGATCGATGTTCTTGGCGCCGATCGGCAGGGAGAGCCCGTCGACCCAGGCCATGGCGCCCTCGACCGGCGCGCGGTACATCACCGGCTCGCCGGCGGTCTTGAGCGCGATCGGAGGCCCATCCCAGGTCTGGCCGACGATGACGCCCTCGTTGAGCAGGCCGTTCTTCTGGGCGTCGGCATCGTTCCAGACCAGCTTGATGTTCTTCTTCTTCTTGATCGCGACCTCGGTCAGCTTGGTCCAGACCTCCGTCATCTTTTCGGGCGTCTTGTACGCCTCCCAGACCGAGCCCGGCGCCAGTTCGCCGCGACGCTCCATGCCGAGACCCAGGCCCAGGATCATCGAATGGCCGCGCCCCATCGTCTTGCCGGCATTGGCGTCGTCCCAGACGTCGTAATAGCTCGGCGCGGTGCCGGCGGGCGTGAACTTGTCGGTGCGCCAGGAGACGCCTTCGGTGCCCCAGATATGCGGCAGCCAATGGCTGCCCTTGCCGGCGAAGTTCCAATGCGTCTCGCCCAGCGCCATGGCCGGGTTCACCTTGTCGATCGCGACCTTCTTCATGTCGAAGGGCATCAAGAGGCCGAGATCCTTCCAGAGCGGGCTGCGGTTGACGGTCGGGGTGACGATGTCGAAGCCCTGCCCGTTCGACGCCTTCATCTTGTTGAGGATGTCGTCATTCGAGCCGATGCCGGTGAAATTGACCTTGATGCCGGTCTTCTCGGTGAAGCCCTTGACGAAGCTCTCGGGCAGATAGTCCGACCACATCATGATGTTGATCTCGCCCGAGGAAGCGAGCGCGCTGCGGCTGATGAGCGCCGGCATGGCGACGCCGGCCATGGCAGCGAGCTTAAGGACGTCACGGCGGGCGAAGGTGGTTCCAGGCTTCTCGGGCGTTCCAGGCTTCTTGGACATCGTGATCCCCTGTGATTGCGTTGGCTGTGTCTGCTTCTGATCGGAAGCCGGCTTCAAACCGGCGCGCCCCTGGATTGTTATGGGGGAGAGGCAAGCAAGATTAGAGCCACAGGTCGAATTCCATGGGTCCAGCTTCTCCTGCCATGGGCATGCCGCGCGATTGCGACAAGCCGGCGACACTGCGCCGAAACTTCAGGCGTCGAAAGATTTGAAGACCGGACCGCGACCGGAGAGATGCGTATAGGCCAGCGTCTGGTCGAGATGCCGCGCCCTCAGCGCGAGCAGCTTCTCCGCATAATGCAGCCTGACAGCGAGATGGGCCGGGTCCGACGCGAGATCGCGCGTCTCGGCGGGGTCGCGCTTCAGGTCGAAGAGCAGCGGCGGCAAGCCAGCGAAATGGACATATTTATAGGCCTCGTCGCGAATGACGGAGAGGTTGCAGGCGTTGGAGCCGAGGCCAAAATGGCGCTCCGCCACACCGGTCTCGATGTCGCGGAAATCGAATTCCCAGAAGGCCGCGTCGCGCCAGGAGGCCGGCGCCCGCCCCGCCAGGAACGGCAGCAGCGAGCGCCCGTCCTGATGGTTCAAGGGTGCTTGATCGAGCCGCTCGGCCAATGTCGGCATGATGTCGGCAGCCGAGGTGAACTGCTCGATCCTGCGGCCGGCATGCACGCCCTGGGCCGGATCGCGGATCACCAGCGGGATATGGTAGCTGCCTTCAAAGAAGCCGCCCTTGCCGAGCAGCCAGTGATCGCCGGCCATCTCGCCATGGTCGGAGCAGAAGATGATGATGGTGCGCTCCCATTCGCCACTCGCCTGCAGTCCCCGCCATATCCGGCCGAGCTGGGCGTCGACCTCGGCGATCATGCCGAAATAGGTGGCGCGCAGCGTGGCGAGTTCCCCGGCGTTCCAGTCCTGGACGCGTCCGCTCGCGCCCTGAACGAAGCCGGATTGCGTGTTCTGCGCGATCTGGAAGGCCAGATAAGAGTGAAGCGCCGCCTCGGTCGCACGGTCTGGCGCACGGACGAATTCCGGCCCGTCCTGCGCGGTGAACATCGTATTGTAGGGCGCCGGCACGACGAAGGGCGGATGCGGCCTCAGGAAGGAGAGATGCGCGAACCAGGGCGCATCCTGCTCGGAGCGCCAGCGCAGGAAGGCATCGGTCAGATAGGCGGTCTGGGTTTCGTCCCGGCCATAGGCCGGAGGCGCGTTGCCGAGCGTACCGCCCTGCCCTGTCGGCGCATGCACGCCGCGATCGGTCGCGCTCTCATGCCCACGCGAGCGGAGCCAGGACAGCCAGGGCTTTTCGTGTTCCGGCAGCAATTCACGCACGGAAAAGCCCGGCAGCACGCCCTCATAGGTCGTCAGATGCGGGTCGCCCGGCGGCAAGGTCCGGGGATCAAGCGAGACGTCGGTGTAACCGAACAGCGTCGGGTCATAGCCCGCCCGCCGGCCAAGCCTGGCGAGGTTGTCGAAGCGATCATCCAATGGCGAACCATTGCGGCAGACGCGATGGTTCATCTGGTAAAGGCCGGTATAGAGCGCCGCCCGCGCCGGCGAGCAAGGCGCCGCTCCCGCGTAATGACGCGCGAACAGCACGCCCTCGGCTGCCAGCGCATCGATATTCGGCGTCCGCACGCTGGGATGGCCGACAGCCGAGAGGCAGTCGCCGCGCCATTGGTCGGCGGTGATCAGAAGGACGTTGGGCCTCATGCCGTCGCCATCTCTCAGCGGTCGTCCTCCAGCCGGTCGATCAGGGCCGGCAGCTCGGCGACAGTGCCGATGACATAGTCCGCACCGGCCGCGATCAGCTTGGCGGCAACGCGTTCATGCAGCGCCTGCCGCTCGGCGGGGCTGAGCGCTGCAAGTTCGTCCGGCGTCAGGCCGGCCTCATTGCCCGACAGAGTCAACCCGACCGTGACGCAGCCCGCCTCGACGCCCTCGGCAATGCCGGGCTCGGTATCGTCGACCTTGATCACGGCCGAGGCGGGATGGACCATCAAATCGAGGAAGCATTTATACATGCCGATCGCGGTCGGCCGTCCCAACGGCAGATCATCGGCGCAGACGAGATTGTCGGGCGCATAGCCCTGCGCGGCTGCCAGCGGCAGCACGCGCTGCATGATCGAACGGGTATAGCCCGTGGTCGAGCCGATCTTCATGCCCTTGGCGCGGATATGATTGACGGTTTCGAGCGCACCGGGCACCAGCGTGCAGTAATTGCTCACCACCTCCTCATTGAGGGGGACGAAGAGCTTGTAGACGGCGTCGATCGCGGCCTCGTCCGGCAATGCGCCCTGCGCGGCCCGCCAGCCTTCGGCGATATGGGGTTCCGCCAGCATCGCGGCGATATGCAAGCGCTTGGGCAGGCCCATCGGCTTGCGGGCATCGGGGATCGTCACCGCGACGCCGAATTTGGCGAAGGTGTCGACGAAAGCCCCCATCGGCGCAAATGAGCCGAAATCGATCATGGTGCCGGCCCAATCGAACACCACCGCCTTGAATTTGCTCATGCCGAGATCATCCTTGCCGCCCATAGAGTTCGTCGATGGTTTCCTCGCCGATCCCGAAGGCCGTCGAGGCGCCGCAGCCGCTGGTGACGACGACGATACGGACGGAATCGGACGGCTTGTCGGTGAAGCGCCAACGGCCATCGGCCGAGGCATAGGTGCCGATCCAGCGCTCGACGACCTCCCGGCCCGGTAGGTCGAGCACCGCGTCGAACTCGTCGAGGATCAGGCGATCGACGCTTTCGGACCCGAAGGGGTCGGGCGTCGCGGCATAATGATGGCTGTCGCCGACGACCAGCGAGCCGTCGGCCGATTGGGTCACGATCAGGTGGACGCCGTTTTCGCGATGGGCCGCCATCTCGGCGTCGAGCCGCCGCATCAACGGCTCGGCCTCCGGCAATTCGGCATAGCCGAGATAGCGGCCGAGCCCGAGATCGGACATGACCGCGGTCCCCAGGGCAACGGATGTGGCAGGCCTGACGCGCATCATCTGCAGCTTGCAACGGGTCACGCCATAGGCTGCGATCCGCTCCGGGAACAGCGCCGTGAACTCGTCGCCGGGGCAGACAATCACGGCCTCGGCCTCGATGACGCCGCCATCGGCGGTGATCAGGCGCGGGGCCTCGACCGCGACGACGCTCGTGCCCCAGCGAAATTCGACGCCATGGCGCTCAGTAAGGAAGCGCGCGACCAGCGGCACCGCCTGGCGCGATTCCACGCGCACCTCATGGGGGCTGTACAAGGCGAAGCGCGTCGCCTCGGGCCTCAGGCAAGGCACATGCGAAAGCGCCTGTCCGGCGCTGAGGCGTTCGCAGCCCTCCCCCATCTCGCTCGCCAGGAAGGCCTCGATCACGGCCTCCGATTCCGGCAAGCGAGCGGCCAGGACGAGCCCGCGCTGGAGGATGTCGATGCCGGCCGCATCCGCGATCTCGACCCAGATTTCGCGGGCGCGCCGGGCAAGGCTCCAGCAATCGCCGGCGCCCTGCCCCGTCACCGTGACGAAGCCGAAATTGCGCACCGAGGCGCCATTGGCCTGCGCGTCGCGATCGATCACGACAACACGCTTGCCGCGCTTCGCGGCCGCGAGCGCATGGCCGAGTCCGACGATGCCGGCACCGACGATGGCGAGATCGAAGGTCGTCATCAGGCTTCCCGATGAACCTGGAAGCCGGCGAAGGACTGGCTTACCGGCATGATCTCGAGGCTATTGACGTTCACATGCGCGGGCTGCGTCGCGATCCAGAAGATCGTCTCGGCGATGTCGTGCGGCTGCAATGCGTTGGCTCCGCCATAAAGCGCGTCATAGGCCTTCTGGTCGCCGCCATTGCGCACCAGTGTGAACTCGCTCTCGCATAGGCCGGGCTCAATCGAGGTCACGCGCACGCCCTTGCCATGCAGGTCGGAGCGCAGCCCGAGCGAGAACTGCTGCACGAAGGCTTTCGTGGCGCCATAGACGTTGCCGCCGGAATAGGGCCAGTTCGCCGCGACCGAGGCGATGTTGACGATCGCGCCCTTGCGCTCGATCAACCCCGGCAGCAGGTGATGCGTCAGCGTCACGAGACCGGTGACATTGGTGCCGATCATCGTCTTCCAGTCGGAGAGCGCGGATTGCGGAGCCGGCTTGGTTCCGAGCGCGAGGCCGGCATTGTTGACCAGCACGTCGATGCCCTTGAAACCTTCGGGCAGGGCCGCGAGCGCCACCAGCATCGCCGCCTCGTCGGTGATGTCGAAGGCGGCGCCGTGGAAGGCCTCGCCGAGTTCGGCCTTCAGCGCGTCCAGCCGTTCAGCGCGCCGGCCCGTGCCGATGACCTGCCAGCCGGCCTGAACGAAGCGGCGCGCGGTCGCCGCCCCGAAGCCCGCCGTCGCACCCGAAATCAGAATCGTCTTGGCCATCGCCGTCCTCATGCGCCTTTTAAAACTTACGCAGCTTTGCAGGAGCAACGCCCCCCGTGACAAGGCGATGACCTCGCGCCTTCGACGCTGGACCTAACGAATGTCGCGCCTGGCTCTACGATCGGCCCGGCCCGCGCGCCTAAAGCAGCACGACCCAGAGGCGAACGCATTCAGGAGAGCGCGATGGACCAGCAGCCCCTCAACATGGACCATCACTGGCTCCCCTTCACCAACA harbors:
- a CDS encoding SDR family NAD(P)-dependent oxidoreductase, with product MAKTILISGATAGFGAATARRFVQAGWQVIGTGRRAERLDALKAELGEAFHGAAFDITDEAAMLVALAALPEGFKGIDVLVNNAGLALGTKPAPQSALSDWKTMIGTNVTGLVTLTHHLLPGLIERKGAIVNIASVAANWPYSGGNVYGATKAFVQQFSLGLRSDLHGKGVRVTSIEPGLCESEFTLVRNGGDQKAYDALYGGANALQPHDIAETIFWIATQPAHVNVNSLEIMPVSQSFAGFQVHREA